The following proteins come from a genomic window of Mammaliicoccus sp. Marseille-Q6498:
- a CDS encoding SDR family oxidoreductase, which translates to MTRSLIIGGSGDIGQSIVDECLALGNEVILHYNQSDLEQLKHKYAGKPVTFLQMDLTKRVDLNVLNQIGQIDHLIYVAGKSLYGSIQEMLDEEIDIQYHLNVFHLIKAVQLLVDNLRRSHHGRIIVISSIWGETGVSYESIYATMKSAQLGFVKSMAKELALTNITVNAITPGVVRGKMTSELDESTQSQLKEDIPQGKFVLPEEVSSSVAYLLSPLAQSVTGQVLRINGGWYI; encoded by the coding sequence ATGACTAGATCATTAATTATTGGAGGAAGCGGAGACATTGGCCAATCAATTGTAGATGAATGTCTTGCACTCGGAAATGAAGTGATTTTACATTATAATCAATCAGACTTAGAACAACTAAAACATAAATATGCCGGGAAACCCGTTACTTTTCTTCAAATGGATTTAACTAAAAGAGTAGATCTAAATGTTCTTAATCAAATTGGACAAATAGACCATTTAATATATGTTGCTGGTAAGTCATTGTATGGTTCAATACAAGAAATGTTGGATGAAGAAATTGATATTCAATACCATTTGAATGTTTTTCATTTGATAAAAGCAGTTCAACTTCTTGTAGATAACCTTAGAAGAAGTCATCACGGTAGAATCATTGTGATTTCTTCTATATGGGGAGAAACAGGCGTAAGTTATGAATCGATATACGCTACAATGAAATCAGCGCAATTAGGATTCGTAAAATCTATGGCTAAAGAGCTTGCTTTAACAAATATTACTGTAAATGCTATAACTCCTGGTGTCGTTCGTGGTAAAATGACAAGTGAACTAGATGAATCGACTCAGTCACAATTAAAAGAAGATATACCACAAGGAAAGTTTGTTTTACCTGAAGAAGTCAGTTCTAGTGTTGCATATTTATTAAGCCCGTTAGCTCAAAGTGTAACTGGACAAGTTCTTCGCATAAACGGTGGATGGTATATTTAA
- a CDS encoding pitrilysin family protein, translating to MSNQYYEQIDETVYEETLENGLKVVVIPKKGFSKTFVTYTTQFGSLDHTFKPHGSDEYVTVPDGVAHFLEHKLFEKEEGDVFTKFAENDAQVNAFTTFDRTSYLFSATDNVNDNIIRLLEMIESPYFTEQTVEKEKGIIAEEIKMYQEQPNYKLMFQTLGALYHHHPVQIDIAGTVDSIYKITAEDLYLSYETFYHPANMVLIVVGDVNPEDTIQLVRDHELKRNMQEMPPIARYNIEEPETVHQSYIETKLDIVQEKSMIAFKFKPNTISDELRVKNDMEMMIALDLMLGEQTDFYQNLLENDVIDDTFGYQFVNEMTYSYLILAVTTDKHEQFKAAIIDELKQFISHGFDEDELNRVRKQTLGEIVSSLNSPEYIANQFTKFYFEGVELFKLINILESITVESVHSTLKSLINFDHIVESRLVKQND from the coding sequence ATGAGTAATCAATATTACGAACAAATCGATGAGACTGTATATGAAGAAACATTAGAAAATGGCTTAAAAGTAGTCGTTATACCTAAAAAAGGTTTTTCAAAAACTTTTGTAACGTATACTACACAGTTTGGTTCGCTTGATCATACTTTTAAACCACATGGTAGTGATGAATATGTTACGGTTCCTGATGGTGTCGCACACTTCTTAGAGCACAAACTATTTGAAAAAGAAGAAGGCGATGTTTTTACAAAATTTGCTGAAAATGATGCGCAAGTTAATGCATTTACCACTTTTGATCGTACGAGTTATTTATTTAGTGCGACGGACAATGTAAATGATAATATTATTCGTTTATTAGAAATGATAGAGAGTCCATATTTTACTGAACAAACAGTCGAAAAAGAAAAAGGCATTATTGCTGAAGAAATCAAAATGTATCAAGAACAGCCGAACTACAAATTAATGTTTCAGACTTTAGGTGCCTTATATCATCATCATCCAGTACAAATAGATATTGCAGGTACAGTGGATAGTATTTATAAAATTACAGCCGAAGATTTATATTTATCATATGAAACATTTTATCACCCAGCTAATATGGTCTTGATTGTTGTTGGCGATGTAAATCCTGAAGACACAATTCAGTTAGTGAGAGATCACGAACTTAAAAGAAATATGCAAGAGATGCCACCTATAGCACGATATAATATTGAAGAGCCTGAAACTGTTCATCAGTCATATATCGAAACAAAATTAGATATCGTTCAAGAAAAATCTATGATTGCTTTTAAATTTAAGCCAAATACAATTTCTGATGAACTTCGAGTGAAAAATGATATGGAAATGATGATTGCCTTAGATTTAATGCTTGGTGAGCAAACAGATTTCTATCAAAATCTCCTCGAAAATGATGTGATCGATGATACATTTGGTTATCAATTTGTGAATGAAATGACGTATAGCTATTTGATTCTTGCAGTAACAACAGATAAACACGAACAATTTAAAGCAGCTATAATAGATGAGTTAAAGCAATTTATCAGTCATGGATTTGATGAAGATGAACTAAATAGAGTAAGAAAACAAACACTTGGTGAAATTGTATCAAGCTTAAACTCACCAGAATATATTGCAAATCAATTCACGAAGTTTTATTTTGAAGGTGTTGAGTTATTTAAATTAATTAATATTTTAGAGTCTATAACTGTAGAAAGTGTACATTCAACGTTAAAATCATTAATTAATTTTGATCACATTGTCGAAAGTCGATTGGTGAAACAAAATGACTAG
- a CDS encoding pitrilysin family protein, with protein sequence MINTEHIQLASNDVYVIPTRKFKTTTIVFKFVAPLDRSTITSRSILSKLLTRVTNQYQTDKEMNKVLADLYGAHLFSYVNKQGNNHIMTIGIEIVNERYLQSTLPLFEEALKLLHEVIFNPYIENEKFTEKYTKQEKSLLKKKLTAIEDNKSQRAFLQFMNHMFENEPYKYLASGQLEDIESVTAESLYHTYQDLIHENAISTYIIGNVDLNNVKELCKQYFSFENNGHLEIETSTIRNIDEVKEIIDYTEIDQAKLNMGYRFPVTFHSKEYYSFLVLNMLLGGDASSILFSEVREKQSLAYSIHSQIDARNGFLYILGGISKDKVQVAKDTILNIYKDLEQGNFDDQKLVLAKKVLISNAREMFDKQRQMIDLLHTHARYQSVYNYDEWIKEIEAITKEDIMNISQLGQLDTIYILTEGENHE encoded by the coding sequence ATGATTAATACAGAACACATTCAATTAGCATCAAATGACGTTTATGTGATACCAACGAGAAAATTTAAAACTACAACAATTGTTTTTAAATTTGTTGCACCATTAGATAGAAGTACAATTACTTCAAGATCTATATTAAGCAAACTGTTAACGAGAGTTACAAATCAGTATCAAACGGATAAAGAAATGAATAAAGTGCTAGCAGATTTATACGGAGCGCATTTATTTAGTTATGTTAATAAACAAGGCAATAATCATATCATGACAATAGGCATTGAAATCGTAAATGAAAGGTATTTACAAAGTACATTACCTTTATTTGAAGAAGCTTTGAAACTTTTACATGAAGTTATATTTAATCCATACATAGAAAATGAAAAATTTACTGAAAAATATACGAAACAAGAAAAATCCTTGTTAAAGAAAAAATTAACAGCTATTGAAGATAATAAATCTCAGCGTGCTTTCTTACAATTTATGAATCACATGTTTGAAAATGAACCTTATAAATATTTAGCTTCAGGGCAATTAGAGGACATTGAATCAGTTACAGCAGAATCTTTATATCATACATATCAAGATTTAATACATGAAAATGCTATTTCTACATATATTATCGGAAATGTTGATTTGAATAATGTAAAAGAATTATGTAAACAATATTTTAGTTTTGAAAATAATGGTCATTTAGAAATTGAAACGTCTACTATAAGAAATATTGATGAAGTGAAAGAAATTATTGATTATACTGAAATTGATCAAGCTAAATTAAATATGGGATATCGTTTCCCTGTAACATTTCATTCAAAAGAGTATTATTCATTTTTAGTTTTGAATATGTTATTAGGCGGAGATGCATCATCAATATTATTTAGTGAAGTGAGAGAAAAGCAAAGTTTAGCATATTCCATTCACTCTCAAATAGATGCTAGAAACGGATTTTTATATATTTTAGGCGGTATTTCAAAAGATAAAGTTCAAGTTGCTAAAGATACAATATTGAATATTTATAAAGATTTAGAACAAGGGAATTTTGATGATCAAAAGCTAGTCTTAGCTAAAAAAGTACTCATTTCAAATGCTAGGGAAATGTTTGATAAACAAAGACAAATGATTGATTTATTACATACACACGCAAGATACCAATCAGTTTATAACTACGATGAATGGATTAAAGAAATAGAAGCAATTACAAAAGAGGATATTATGAATATTTCTCAATTAGGACAGCTAGATACTATATATATATTGACTGAAGGTGAAAATCATGAGTAA
- a CDS encoding GntR family transcriptional regulator, which yields MSTSKTTNFVKNWILEQINSGELKPGDTIPTEFDIKKQLNINYDEIENAIHELVTEQLLSQKSGEGTVVKSTQPYYYPLDELVSITKMIEKNGQVAGTEFISLDEEVATLHDIKILNLEKDANISVIERVRTADGEPVVYCLDKISTDLFPCSDYHSDRSLLSAIENKVEFKITHAETSMESISYEPYISGILNSDPDDAIMLLSQIHYNDDNIPVLYSLNYFKSSLVKFRIKRNRI from the coding sequence ATGTCTACAAGTAAAACGACAAATTTTGTTAAGAATTGGATTTTAGAACAAATTAATTCCGGTGAATTAAAACCTGGAGATACAATTCCAACAGAATTCGATATAAAGAAACAATTAAATATAAATTATGATGAAATTGAAAATGCAATTCATGAACTTGTTACAGAACAGTTATTATCCCAAAAATCTGGTGAAGGTACAGTCGTGAAATCTACTCAACCTTATTACTATCCTTTAGATGAACTGGTAAGCATTACAAAAATGATCGAAAAAAATGGACAAGTAGCGGGTACAGAATTTATTAGTTTAGATGAGGAAGTTGCTACGCTCCACGACATTAAAATATTGAATTTAGAAAAAGATGCAAATATATCTGTTATTGAAAGAGTGAGAACGGCTGACGGAGAACCAGTAGTATATTGTTTAGATAAAATTTCTACTGATTTATTCCCATGCAGCGACTATCATTCAGATAGATCATTACTTTCAGCAATTGAAAACAAAGTAGAATTCAAAATTACACATGCGGAAACATCTATGGAATCTATTAGCTATGAACCATACATTAGTGGAATTTTAAATTCAGATCCAGATGACGCCATTATGTTATTATCTCAAATTCATTATAATGATGATAATATTCCAGTACTTTACTCATTGAACTACTTTAAAAGTAGTCTTGTTAAGTTTCGAATTAAAAGAAATAGGATATAA
- a CDS encoding DNA translocase FtsK: protein MVQKKKPAARKRKTTRGKKKQTDNTLKYVIELIVLFLLVLSAFQLGFIGLMIDSFFHFLFGYSKYFTYIFIAIISMLITFNNKLKFTRRVTGLFIFQIGLLLLMQIILYFKDKSFNTFKTTLSETYSALEKDSFYFNGGGFIGFHAFNVISKLISVFGYSLLTILILVSSIILILKKRHRDITKSVFDVAQSKTKSKMTNIERKREEKAQNKKLEKEKLKQKQPKDVSDLQEVKPVEEKRTAPQETNHEEIPIYESKEKLQAQKNQNPKQPKENQEPVEQDVTESTIDETENLNYKLPPLEILNDPPQSQTVSKKTVQEKGKLLEATLRNFNVDAKVTQIRIGPAVTQYEVQPAQGVKVNKIVNLSNDIALNLAAKDIRIEAPIPGKSAVGIEVPNEHISMVTLKEVLSEGKPTSNKLEVALGRDISGEPITAELNKLPHLLVAGATGSGKSVCINGIITSILMKAKPHEVKLMLIDPKMVELNVYNGVPHLLTPVVTNPQKANQALQKVVSEMEKRYDLFQHVGARNIEGYNQYIERSNQELDEKQALLPYIVVIVDELADLMMVAGKDVESSIMRIAQLARAAGIHLIIATQRPSVDVITGSIKANIPSRIAFAVSSATDSRTILDGGGAEKLLGRGDMLFLSRDSSKPTRIQGAFLSDSEVETVVQHVIGEQTANYVKEMEPDEPTEASEMESEDELYKEAYLFVVEEQKASASLLQRRFRIGYNRASRLMDDLEGNGVIGPQSGSKPRQVLVDIYQDE, encoded by the coding sequence ATGGTACAAAAGAAAAAGCCAGCAGCACGAAAAAGAAAAACAACACGAGGAAAGAAAAAGCAAACAGATAATACGTTAAAGTATGTCATTGAACTGATTGTGTTGTTTCTATTAGTGTTAAGTGCTTTTCAACTAGGTTTTATAGGTTTAATGATAGATAGCTTCTTTCATTTTTTATTTGGTTATTCTAAATACTTTACATATATATTTATTGCTATCATATCAATGCTTATCACATTTAATAATAAATTAAAGTTTACGAGAAGAGTGACAGGTTTATTTATCTTTCAAATTGGTTTGCTCTTGTTAATGCAAATTATTTTATATTTTAAAGATAAATCTTTTAACACATTTAAAACAACATTAAGCGAAACATATTCAGCGTTGGAAAAAGACAGTTTTTATTTTAACGGTGGCGGATTTATAGGATTTCATGCATTTAACGTGATTAGTAAACTTATTTCAGTATTTGGCTACAGTTTGCTAACTATACTTATATTAGTATCAAGTATCATCTTAATATTGAAAAAAAGACATAGAGATATTACGAAATCGGTATTCGATGTTGCGCAAAGTAAGACGAAATCTAAAATGACGAATATCGAAAGAAAAAGAGAAGAAAAAGCTCAAAATAAAAAATTAGAAAAAGAAAAACTTAAACAAAAACAACCTAAAGATGTGTCAGATTTACAAGAAGTAAAACCTGTAGAAGAAAAAAGAACGGCACCACAAGAAACAAATCATGAAGAAATTCCAATTTATGAATCAAAAGAAAAACTACAGGCTCAAAAAAATCAAAATCCAAAACAACCTAAAGAAAATCAAGAACCAGTTGAGCAAGATGTGACTGAGTCAACAATTGATGAAACGGAAAACTTAAATTATAAGTTACCTCCGTTAGAGATATTAAATGATCCACCGCAATCTCAAACAGTTTCTAAAAAAACGGTACAAGAAAAAGGTAAATTGTTAGAAGCAACATTAAGAAACTTTAATGTAGATGCTAAAGTTACTCAAATTAGAATTGGACCAGCTGTTACACAATATGAAGTACAACCTGCACAAGGTGTTAAAGTTAATAAAATTGTGAACTTAAGCAATGACATTGCTTTGAATCTTGCTGCTAAAGATATAAGAATTGAAGCACCAATTCCAGGTAAATCAGCTGTAGGTATAGAAGTTCCTAACGAACATATTTCTATGGTCACTTTAAAAGAAGTACTAAGTGAAGGTAAACCTACTTCTAATAAGCTTGAGGTTGCTTTAGGTAGAGATATTTCAGGAGAACCAATCACTGCAGAATTAAACAAATTACCGCATTTACTTGTTGCGGGTGCTACAGGTAGTGGTAAGTCTGTTTGTATTAATGGCATAATCACAAGTATATTAATGAAGGCTAAACCACATGAAGTAAAATTGATGTTAATTGATCCAAAAATGGTTGAATTAAATGTTTATAATGGTGTTCCACATTTATTAACGCCGGTTGTAACAAATCCACAGAAAGCTAATCAAGCTTTACAAAAAGTGGTTTCCGAAATGGAAAAAAGGTACGACTTGTTCCAACATGTCGGTGCAAGAAATATTGAAGGATATAATCAATATATAGAACGTAGTAACCAAGAATTAGATGAAAAACAAGCACTATTACCTTATATTGTCGTGATAGTTGATGAGTTAGCAGATTTAATGATGGTAGCTGGGAAAGATGTCGAATCATCAATTATGAGAATTGCACAGCTTGCTAGAGCAGCAGGTATTCATTTAATTATTGCGACACAAAGACCATCTGTTGATGTCATTACAGGTAGTATTAAAGCAAATATTCCATCTAGAATCGCTTTTGCAGTAAGTTCAGCAACTGATTCTAGAACCATTTTAGATGGTGGTGGTGCAGAAAAACTACTTGGTAGAGGCGATATGCTGTTCTTATCAAGAGATTCTTCTAAACCAACGAGAATACAAGGTGCATTCCTTTCGGACAGTGAAGTTGAAACGGTTGTGCAACATGTGATTGGTGAACAAACTGCGAACTATGTTAAAGAAATGGAACCAGACGAGCCAACTGAAGCAAGCGAAATGGAAAGCGAAGATGAATTATATAAAGAAGCTTACCTCTTTGTAGTTGAAGAACAAAAAGCGAGTGCAAGTTTACTGCAAAGAAGGTTTAGAATAGGCTATAATAGAGCTTCAAGATTAATGGATGATTTAGAAGGTAACGGTGTTATCGGGCCACAATCAGGTAGTAAACCTAGACAAGTGTTGGTTGATATTTATCAAGATGAATAG
- a CDS encoding ribonuclease J, whose translation MSLIKKKNDKIRIIPLGGVGEIAKNMYIVEVDEEMFMLDAGLMFPEDEMLGVDVVIPDIQYVIENKDKLKGIFLSHGHEDSIGAVSYILEKLDAPIYGSRLTIALVKDHMKARKINKKVRYYTVNKDSVMRFKNVNVTFFNTTHSIPDSLGICIHTSYGAVVYTGEFKFDQSLQGAYAPDIAKMTEIGQNGVFALISDSTEAEKPGYNVPENVIESHMVDDFARANGRIIVSCYASNFIRIQQVLNAASKLNRKVSFLGRSLESSFNVARKLGYFNIPENLLVPVHDISKYPKNEMIIIATGMQGEPVEALGQMAQQRHPILNILEGDNVYISITASANMEVIIGQTMNELVKAGANIMPNNKKTHASSHGCMEELKLMLNLMKPEYFIPVQGEFKMQIAHAKLAAETGVDPEKIFLLEKGDVVNFDGEKMLANEKVTAGNVLIDGIGVGDVGNIVLRDRHLLAEDGIFIAVVTLDPKNRKIVGGPEIQSRGFVYVRESEELLNEASEKVREIVEEGLLQKKIEWSEMKQNMRDKLGKYLYEQTKRRPMIIPIISEI comes from the coding sequence TTGAGCTTAATAAAAAAGAAAAATGATAAAATTCGTATCATACCACTCGGTGGTGTTGGAGAAATAGCAAAAAATATGTATATCGTTGAAGTGGATGAAGAAATGTTCATGTTAGACGCTGGTTTAATGTTTCCAGAAGACGAAATGTTAGGTGTAGACGTTGTTATACCAGATATACAATACGTTATTGAAAATAAAGATAAATTAAAAGGTATTTTCTTATCACATGGGCACGAAGATTCTATCGGTGCGGTTAGTTATATTTTAGAAAAATTAGATGCACCAATTTATGGTTCTAGATTAACAATTGCGTTAGTTAAAGATCATATGAAAGCAAGAAAAATCAATAAAAAAGTACGTTATTATACTGTAAATAAAGATTCAGTAATGAGATTTAAAAATGTAAATGTTACATTCTTTAATACAACACATTCAATACCAGATAGTTTAGGTATTTGCATTCATACATCTTATGGTGCAGTTGTATATACTGGAGAATTTAAATTCGATCAAAGTTTACAAGGCGCGTATGCACCGGATATTGCTAAAATGACTGAAATTGGTCAAAATGGTGTATTCGCTCTGATTAGTGATTCCACTGAAGCGGAAAAGCCGGGATATAACGTTCCTGAGAATGTAATTGAAAGTCATATGGTAGATGATTTTGCTAGAGCAAATGGCAGAATAATCGTATCATGTTATGCATCGAACTTTATTCGTATTCAACAAGTATTAAATGCAGCTAGTAAATTAAATCGTAAAGTATCATTTTTAGGTAGATCTTTAGAAAGTTCATTTAATGTTGCACGTAAATTAGGTTACTTTAATATTCCAGAAAACTTATTAGTTCCTGTACATGATATTAGTAAATATCCTAAGAATGAAATGATTATAATAGCTACAGGTATGCAAGGTGAACCTGTCGAAGCATTAGGTCAAATGGCTCAACAAAGACATCCTATTTTAAATATTCTTGAAGGCGATAATGTTTATATTTCTATTACTGCATCTGCCAATATGGAAGTTATCATCGGACAAACGATGAATGAACTTGTAAAAGCAGGCGCAAATATTATGCCAAATAATAAAAAGACGCACGCTTCAAGTCATGGTTGTATGGAAGAATTGAAATTGATGCTTAACCTTATGAAACCTGAATACTTTATACCTGTTCAAGGTGAATTTAAAATGCAAATTGCGCATGCTAAATTAGCAGCCGAAACTGGTGTAGATCCTGAAAAGATTTTCTTACTTGAAAAAGGTGATGTTGTTAACTTTGATGGTGAGAAAATGCTTGCCAATGAAAAAGTAACAGCAGGTAACGTATTAATTGATGGTATAGGCGTTGGAGACGTGGGTAACATTGTCTTAAGAGATAGACATTTGTTAGCTGAAGACGGCATATTTATTGCAGTTGTAACGTTAGACCCTAAAAACAGAAAAATTGTTGGTGGACCTGAAATTCAATCTCGTGGTTTTGTTTATGTACGTGAGAGTGAAGAATTATTAAACGAAGCTTCTGAAAAAGTACGCGAAATTGTTGAAGAAGGTTTACTTCAGAAGAAAATAGAATGGTCTGAAATGAAACAAAATATGCGTGATAAACTTGGTAAATATTTATATGAACAAACTAAGAGACGTCCTATGATTATTCCAATTATTTCTGAAATCTAA
- a CDS encoding pitrilysin family protein has protein sequence MTELKTLKNGTTILFEEVPNSETVSIGVYVKTGTASEGSYPEGIAHFIEHMLFKGSKNYTRQQLSSEFDKIGGYNNAYTTKMYTCYFCKTLKRFEQKATDLLIDMVKNPLFLEEEIKREKKVILEEIKMIEDTPEEWLMDTLENEIYKDQPLGRMILGHPESVQSIDKAILEAFHKKYYQSNRLVVSIAGAFSRELKQSIIEQLDDDQYEDLEESNQDVTFIEKKETYYKNELEQTHFMRCYAAPGYNDTYYYATNILNTILGETMSSKLFQVLREEHGLCYNVYSDFQSFHQNGLLTIYVATDKENVEASSELITQVLKSLLEQGITEEELEDAKSHIITSFLMASESNQNKMTRNARSIMFHNELITNEKFENEIANIQLKDIKEATKLLLEAPHSEFILTEK, from the coding sequence ATGACAGAATTAAAAACATTAAAAAATGGGACAACTATTTTATTTGAAGAAGTACCTAACAGTGAAACAGTAAGTATAGGTGTATATGTGAAGACGGGTACTGCAAGTGAAGGTTCATATCCTGAAGGTATTGCACATTTTATAGAACATATGTTGTTTAAAGGAAGTAAAAACTATACAAGACAACAATTATCTTCAGAATTCGATAAAATCGGCGGATATAACAATGCGTACACAACGAAAATGTACACATGTTATTTTTGTAAAACGTTAAAACGCTTCGAACAAAAGGCCACTGATTTATTAATCGATATGGTTAAAAATCCTTTGTTTTTAGAAGAAGAAATTAAACGTGAAAAGAAAGTCATTTTAGAAGAAATCAAAATGATAGAAGATACGCCAGAAGAATGGTTGATGGATACACTAGAAAATGAAATCTATAAAGATCAGCCTTTAGGTAGAATGATATTAGGTCATCCTGAAAGTGTTCAATCAATTGATAAAGCCATATTAGAAGCGTTTCACAAAAAATATTATCAAAGTAATCGTTTAGTTGTTTCAATTGCCGGCGCATTTAGTAGAGAATTGAAACAAAGTATTATTGAACAGTTAGATGATGATCAATATGAAGATTTAGAAGAATCCAATCAGGATGTTACTTTTATTGAGAAAAAAGAAACATATTATAAAAATGAATTAGAACAAACGCATTTTATGAGATGTTATGCTGCACCAGGCTATAACGATACATATTATTATGCTACGAATATTTTGAATACAATTCTTGGTGAAACGATGAGCTCAAAATTGTTCCAAGTATTAAGAGAAGAGCATGGTCTATGTTATAACGTGTATTCTGATTTCCAAAGTTTCCATCAAAATGGATTATTAACAATTTACGTTGCAACTGATAAAGAAAATGTTGAAGCATCTAGTGAACTTATCACACAAGTTTTAAAATCTTTATTAGAACAAGGGATAACTGAAGAAGAATTAGAAGATGCGAAAAGTCACATTATTACAAGCTTTTTAATGGCTTCAGAATCTAACCAAAATAAAATGACACGTAATGCAAGATCTATCATGTTCCATAACGAACTGATTACAAATGAAAAATTTGAAAATGAAATTGCTAATATTCAATTAAAAGATATAAAAGAAGCGACAAAGCTATTATTAGAAGCGCCACATTCAGAATTTATATTAACTGAAAAATAA